In the genome of Luteitalea pratensis, the window GCCGTCGGCGTACGCGTCACGGGCGCGGCCAACGGCATCGAACCGCTCGAGCGGGAACCCCAGCGGATCGATCCGCAAGTGGCAGGAGGCACACTGCGCACGCGACTTGTGCTGCGCGAGGCGTTGTCGGAGTGTCTGCCCCTCGAAGCTCTTGTCGTCGGCTGGGAGCGTGCCCGCGTCAGCCGGTGGCGGTGGCGTCGGCGTGCCGAGGATCCGGCGCAGGATCCAGTCGCCGCGCTTCACGGGACTCGTGCGCAGGGGCGCCGACGTCGTGGTCAGCACGGCTCCGAGCCGCAGCGCGCCGCCGCGGTCGAACGCGTGCGCGCCATCGACGCGTTGCACCGGCCCGGCGCTGGTCACAGGCACGTCCAGCCCGTAGAACTTCGCGAGCGGCTGGTTCACGAAGACGTAATCGGCGTGGAGGATTTCGCGGACAGGACGTCGCTCACGGACGATGTACTCGAACGTCGAGACTGCCTCGTCGAACATCGCCCGCTTGACCTCGTCGGTGAACTCCGGGAAGCGTCCGGTATCGACGCCGCGGTACTGATCGAAGTGGTAGAAGCCGAGCCACTGCCCGAAGAACTCGGTGGAGAGCCGGCGCGCCTTCGGATCCGCGGTCATGCGCCGGACCTGGCTGGCAATCGCCGCCGTGGTGCGCAACTCGCCTGCCGCCGCGGCACGCCGCAGTTCGTCGTCAGGAATCGAGGACCAGAGGAAGAAGCTGAGGCGGCTCGCGATCTCCCAGTCGTTCAGCCTGGTTTCCGTGTCGTGCGGCGCTGCCTCGAGCCGGTACAGGAAGGACGGCGACATCAGGACGCGCGCCAGCAGGGCCCTCATCGCCGCGTCGTGGTCGAGCCCGTGCGCCGTGCGAGCCGTGCGATAGAACGCGCGCAGCGATTGCTGCTCCACGGGCGTGAGCGGACGCCGCCAGGCGCGACTCGCAAGCGCCAGCGCATCGGCGACATGGCCAGGCTCCGCGCGACGCATGGCCTCCATCACCGCCCGGTGGTGTGCACGGAGCGAGCGCACCTGCGGCTGGGCCGCCGCCGGCAGCGCCGCGATGCGGGTGGGCGTCATCGCCGCGATCGTCCGGCTCTCCACCTTCACGCCGTAGTGGTCCAGCAGCATGCCGAGGTACGCGTCGTGGTACGGCCACGAGCCGAACAGGTCGGCCCAGGCCTCCTCGAGGTGAGTGCGCTCCTTGCCGTCGACGATGTTGCGCGTGAAGAAGTCGTCGATGCGCTGGTACTTGACCGTCGTGACGAAGGCGTCGTGCTCGGGGCTGTTGTAGGTGTTGTCGAACGGTGCCGGCACTGGATCCTTGTCGGCCGGATTCGCCGCTCCGTGCGAGTTCGGCGGCATCAGCGCGAGGTACTCGGCGATGCCTGCACGGAAGGTTCGATAGCCGGCACTCGCCGGGTCGCCCAGGAAGACACGTTGCCCCGGCGCGCGCGCTGGTCCGGTCGCCGTATCGGCCACCATGACGCGGAGGACGGACTCGCGGTCCCGCCCGAGCTCGGCATCGACATGGAGTTCGGCGACGTACTCGCTGGCAGGCACGTCGACCACGAAGGACGTCCCCTCGCGGACGGCGAAGTCGTCGGGGCCGATGGGCGTGCCGTCCGGACTCGTGCCGAACCCGAGGCGCGCGACGACGTCGGCCGGCAGCACCGACCGCAACGTGTGCGTTTCCACGATCGGGCCGGGCACGCGCGCGCGAGTGACCGTCACGGGCTCGTCGGGCGCGGGTGCCTGCGGTGGCACGCGCAGCACGACGCGCGGGTTGCGCCAGATCACGACCGGCGCATCGGCGCCCCCGCGGTGCAGGGCGTCGACGGAGAGATGCACGGTCCACGGCGCGGGAATGCGCGCTGCTGGGCGGCCAAAGCGACGGTTCAGCGCGTGCACCCAGGCCTTGCCCGTGGTCACGCCGAGCGTCGTGTCGTCGAACACGAGCGGGTTCTCGTCGCCCTGCCCACCGGCCGCGAGGTCGCCGCGCGCGAAGAACCAGCTTGGCCAGGTGACGAGCGACTTCACGATCGCGTCGCATTCCTGTCGTGCGTGCGCGTCGGCGGCCGTGGCATCGGCACCTGGGGCTGGCAGGGCCTGCCACCGATCGATTGTCAGCCGCGATGGGTAACCGGTGCCTTGCCTGTTGACGGCGTCCCAGATGTGTTCGGCAAAGCGGCCCGTGATGCCCTCGCGGGCGGCGAGGACGCGGAGGGTTGTCGTCGGTTCGCCGAGGGCGGCGCGATGACGGTAGCGCCAGGCCGCGTAGAGCGCCCTGGCATAGCGGTCGAAGCCGAACGGCCGGCCACCTTCGCCGGACACGACGCGGAATCCCCGCGTGGTGTACAGGTGCTCGATGCGATTGAGCGCGGACAACTCGAGGCCGGTCTTGCCCGGATCGGCGTAGAAGTCGAGCCGACCGGCGCCGATGACCGCGTGGTCGGCCACTTCCTTGGCCGCCTCGAGATAGCGCTCGACGCTGGCGTCCTGCACGAACTGCACGTCGCCGAAGTTGGCAAAGCC includes:
- a CDS encoding DUF1592 domain-containing protein translates to MRVGLEALLVVALVSVISAQSRIRPVAPAERAAHALPASAAPRTAAGAARSLAPADPDPAAASAILGEFCVDCHGKGKFKGGVSVARLLDRPTPDGIAAGWEHWLAIADRLETRQMPPEDADAFPTDVQRAEVVSWIRATFDRYDARHAGDPGRVTVRRLTSAEYAYAIRDLTGVDIKVGVDASSDAVGGEGFANFGDVQFVQDASVERYLEAAKEVADHAVIGAGRLDFYADPGKTGLELSALNRIEHLYTTRGFRVVSGEGGRPFGFDRYARALYAAWRYRHRAALGEPTTTLRVLAAREGITGRFAEHIWDAVNRQGTGYPSRLTIDRWQALPAPGADATAADAHARQECDAIVKSLVTWPSWFFARGDLAAGGQGDENPLVFDDTTLGVTTGKAWVHALNRRFGRPAARIPAPWTVHLSVDALHRGGADAPVVIWRNPRVVLRVPPQAPAPDEPVTVTRARVPGPIVETHTLRSVLPADVVARLGFGTSPDGTPIGPDDFAVREGTSFVVDVPASEYVAELHVDAELGRDRESVLRVMVADTATGPARAPGQRVFLGDPASAGYRTFRAGIAEYLALMPPNSHGAANPADKDPVPAPFDNTYNSPEHDAFVTTVKYQRIDDFFTRNIVDGKERTHLEEAWADLFGSWPYHDAYLGMLLDHYGVKVESRTIAAMTPTRIAALPAAAQPQVRSLRAHHRAVMEAMRRAEPGHVADALALASRAWRRPLTPVEQQSLRAFYRTARTAHGLDHDAAMRALLARVLMSPSFLYRLEAAPHDTETRLNDWEIASRLSFFLWSSIPDDELRRAAAAGELRTTAAIASQVRRMTADPKARRLSTEFFGQWLGFYHFDQYRGVDTGRFPEFTDEVKRAMFDEAVSTFEYIVRERRPVREILHADYVFVNQPLAKFYGLDVPVTSAGPVQRVDGAHAFDRGGALRLGAVLTTTSAPLRTSPVKRGDWILRRILGTPTPPPPADAGTLPADDKSFEGQTLRQRLAQHKSRAQCASCHLRIDPLGFPLERFDAVGRARDAYADGKPVDITGEFRDKTTIVGADGLLSYLQGKDSAVMTTLSRKMIGYALGRNPQASDRRLMGEMVRAGSDASFTDLATAIATSRQFRYRMGSASEADTPAPAAAPTPVPTGTSARAIPR